DNA sequence from the Desulfobacterales bacterium genome:
CTCCACTTGGTTGGTTTCCCTCAGCACCTCCGGATGATAGCCAGGATCGAATTGACGCCGTTGATGCGGTCAAAAAGGAAGTTTTTACAAGACTCCACGATTTATCAAGGCGCAGGGTATTAGAGGAACGCTTGCGTGAATGGGTGTCGGCGTATGAACACCGAGGAATAGGGTCGACACGAATCAGAGCAAGGGAAGTCGCAACGATCTATGAGGAGGCGGCTCCTATCCCCAGTGAGATGCCTAGTCCTGATTCAAACAAATTCCTGTTTGAGTTAAGAGAACTCATAGTTGGGTCCGTAAAATCTGCAGGGGGACAGCTAAAGGGGTGGACAGAAAAGGAGTGAGTACCAATTCTGTCGCACCCCATCATAATCGTCGTTCGAAGACACTTAGAGGTAATCCCTCAGTCCGGCGTCCTCGAAGATCGCGCGCAGCTTTTTGATGGATTCGTAGATCGTCCCGCGGGGTATTCCGGTATCGCGGGAGATCTCCGTTACCGTGTCGGTGTCGAGACGCCGGCACAGTTCACGCAGCTCCGGCGGCAGCTTCTCGATTGCCTGGCGGACATCGATGGAGAGATCGCGAAGCTCGGATGGGGATCGTGAAATCCTGCCCGTGCGACGCAGGTAGTCTTCCTGGTCGATGGTCTCCATGCGCTCGATACAGAAGGTGTCTTCGTACTCGCCGGACTCGAATTGATCGTTCAGGGAACAACGGCAGAGCCGGTAATCCCGCAGGCCGGCCTTCCGCGCCTCGATGATGGTGGCGATCTTGTGATCCACCACGCGGGCGATGAAGGTGTTGCGCTGGGCGCGGTCGGAGTTGTACTTGGGCAGGCGTTGGAGCAGGTCCAGCAGCATTTCCTGCTCCAGGTCCTCGCGGTCGGACTCGGTGAAACCCACCCGGCCGACCAGTTGTCTCGCCTTATACTTGATGATCCGAACGGCATACTTGTCGATTCCTTCGTAGTGTTTGTCGAAACCCATTTGAGCCTCCTCGGGGCCGAGGAGGAGCTCGTGTGGGTATCGACCTATGCCGGGACGACCGCTCTAAATAAAGCGAGCGGAGGTGTTGCGAGTACGCCGGTATCGGCGACACCCACAACGACCTCCGCTCTGCGGCCAGTCTGTTGTCTGGTGATGGACCGTGCTCTATGGCCGGGTCTGAATCAGACCCGCACCGCGTCCGCCACGGTCATGCGGACGGGCAATCCGTTGTCGATCATGAGTTCCTGGATCGAGAGCGAACACTCCCGGTCGAAGACCTCGAACAGCTCCGCCACTTTCTTTTTCAGGGCGAAGCCGTCGTTGCCGCGGGATTCGTTCGGCCCGTTG
Encoded proteins:
- a CDS encoding sigma-70 family RNA polymerase sigma factor, with the protein product MGFDKHYEGIDKYAVRIIKYKARQLVGRVGFTESDREDLEQEMLLDLLQRLPKYNSDRAQRNTFIARVVDHKIATIIEARKAGLRDYRLCRCSLNDQFESGEYEDTFCIERMETIDQEDYLRRTGRISRSPSELRDLSIDVRQAIEKLPPELRELCRRLDTDTVTEISRDTGIPRGTIYESIKKLRAIFEDAGLRDYL